The Mycolicibacterium parafortuitum nucleotide sequence TGCCGACCACGTCGACGGTGTCGACCCCGCGGGCGCGCAGCCAGTCGGCCAGCGTGGTGCCGTCCTCGGCGGTGCCCTCGAATCCGCTGTAGGCCGCCGAGTAGTGCCCTTTGTGGAACACCTCCTCGATCGCCGCGGTGTCGAGGTCGGGGTGGAACTGCGCGCCGGCGGTCTCGGCGACGCAGTGCACCGGCCAGGAGTCGACGTAGTCAGGATGGTCCGAGAAGTGGGAACCGGGATCTATGTGAAAGTCCTTGGTGGCCACCACATGCCGGTAACCGTCGGGCTCGCCGTCACCGCCGCCGGTGAGCAACGCGCTGATCCCGCGCGCCACGGCCGCTCCGCCGGTGACCGCCAGTGAGCCACCTTCGCAGAAGTCGTTCTGCACGTCGACGATGACGAGAGCTCGGTTCGGCGCCGAAGGGGTCACCCCTTCACGGTATCGTCGCCGCGCTCCATTCGCAGGTGGGTGGTCAACAGCAGGTGGTCGAACGTGGAACGGGGTGGCAGCGTCTCGTCGTACTCGAGTTGGGCGTAGTCGCGCACCAACTGCTCGGCGAGCAGCCGGAGTTTGACGTTGGTCTCCTGGGAACGCCAGCGCAGCAACTCGAACGCGGTGTCGTCGTCGACCCGGTAGATCAGCATCAGCATGCCTTTGACCTGTTCGATGACGGCGCGGTTCTCGGTGATCTCGGCCAGTGTCGCCGAGATCACCGCTTTGGTCTGGGTGTCGCTGGGAGTCATGTCGACGCAGAACCCGCGCGTGCCGATCGTGCGACCCGCATCGTCGAGGAGTTTGTCGGCGATGATCACGATCTCGTGGGTCTCACCGCGGGTGTCGACGATCCGGTGCCGCATCGAATAGGCGCGTTCTTCGACGTCGGTGTGCCGGACCTGGTCGATGATCCCGGCCACCTCCACGCGGTCGTTGGGATGGCGGTGGGAGAGCACCAGCTCCGTGGTCGGCGTGACGGTGCCCGGCTCGTAACCGTGCAGGATCGCCACCTCGTCGGACCATTCCCAGCGTTCGTCGGCGAAGTAGAAGCGGAACCAGCCGACGCGTTGCGGCGTGCCTCCGGTGAGCGCCCGCTCAACTGGGTTCCCGCCTGCCATCGTGCCGACCTTAACGTCTTCCACCGCGGCTCTCATCCGCCGAAGAGTAGGTACAGACCGGTGAACGTGTAGCCGACCATGACCAGCATCATCGCCAGCTGTCCGGTCAGCTGGTGCTGCCGGGGCAGCACGGTGAGCGCCCTGTCGTGGGCGGCGATCACCCCGGCGACATGCCCGAGCAGCACGAATCCGACTTTCAGCGTGGCCAGCAGCGTGGGATGCATCGACAGGACGTAGACGACGTCGGCGTCGACGCGCAGCAGCCGGTAGACGGTTTGCTGACCGCGCTCGACGAGGTAGGTCAGATAGTGGGCAAAGACGTACCCCAGCACGATCGGGATCAGCGAGTGGGCGAGTAGTCCCGGCAGTTCCCGCCGGGTGCGGGCGTCCACACCTCCCGTGCACCTGGCGGCGAGGCTGAACGTCAGCGCGACGACACCGACGAACAACAGCAACCCGGCGGTGCGCAGCCCGGTCGCGGCGAGCGCCGAGTCGGTGACGTCGTCGACGAACCGGCGCATCTGCGGCATCGCGGAGAAGCTGTCGAACGCCGTGGACCCCAGCAGCACCGACAGCACCGCGACCACGCCAGGGCGCACCGGCAGCGTGAGCAGCCGGTTGAACGGGTTGCCGAACGCGATCCTGCCGTCTGGGTTGCGCCCGAGTGGCGAAAAGCGGGACGCGACAACGCTGTACACCTCGAACGGGTCGGCGTTCGCGTTCCATCGCGGACCACACCACAGCGTGCCGGCCAGCGTCACCGCGAGGTAGACCAGCAGCCAGGTGCGGATCGCCGACAGCGAACCGGGATCGGGGCTGGCCAGCTCCAGCCAGACGAAGGCGAACAAACCCGCTGCGGCGGGCCAGTATCCGAGCTTCTCGGGGTACCGGCCGCCGAGCGTGCGCCCGCCGAGGAAGCGGTGCGCCGCCCGCGCGGGGGACAGCACCCGCCACACCGGGCCGATCGCCAGCGACAACGCCACCACGCCGACCCAGATCAGCACGTAGAACACGCCGGGCAGCGGGTTCTCCGCGTTCTGCGGTCCACGGAACGCCGCGATGGCGACCCAGCCGGTGAGCAGCAGCGCCGCGGCGGCCAGAACCCAGCGGGTGGCCGGTGCGTCGACCGCGCGCGTCACCCACCCCGGGAGTGCGCGCCCGGGCCGTTCGGCGTCGAACTTCGGTGTGCGCCAGGCGAACGCGACGAGTGCGAAGGTGAACGTCAGCGTCCACGCGGCGCCGATCAGCGCATACGTGTACGGGATCGGGAGATCTGTCGAGCCGCCGAGACCGTGGGCCAGGGTGTGGACGGTCACTGTAGTTGGATGTTCACTGCACTTGGATTGTCGCGATCGTGGTGTGTGCCTCGTGCAACTCGACGTCGACGCGGCCCGGCACGGTCACGCTGAACTCGAAGGACTGCTGCGGGCCGACGCCGATCGGAAAACTGTGCTCCGGAGTGGAGTGCACGTGCAGCTCGTCCGGCGCATCACTGTCCACCCGGACCACGATCGGCTCGTTGAGCCCGGCCCGCAGCTGTTCGTTGGTCGGGGTGACCTTCCCGCGCTTGATCGTCACGTCGATGACGAGCTGCTCGGGCGCCGGCTCCGCTGCCGAGGTGGGCGTCTGCTGCTCGGCGGTACCGGTGGCGGATTGGTTTGCGCCGTCTCCGGATTCGGTGGATCCGGCGCAGCCGGCGAGTAGCAGGGCCGCCGCCGCTGCGGCGAGGAGTCGTGTCGGTGTCGTGCTCACGGTTTCCTGTCTTCGTCGGATCGGCGCCGGTTCTTGGCGGCGATGTACACGATCACCCCCGCGATCACGAACGCGGGTGCGAACGCGGGCACCGCGATCCAGATCGGGTGGTCGGCGAGGACCACGACCTCGGGGGCGGGCGTCATGCCTGCGCCGAGGGCTCGAACTCGGCTTCGCTGCCGGACGGCTCACTGTTGGCCAGACGGCCACCGCCCCAGGCGATCCCGGCGATCATCGCCAGCGAGCACACCAGCACCACCAGGCAACCGATCAGCCACAGCGCGGCCGGGATGTCGGGGCTGCGTTCGCGCTGCAGGATGGTGATCTCCGAGACGAACGGCCGGGTGAACTCGGGCTCGGCGGGCACCTCCTCGGCGCCGATACCGGGATCGCCGTGCAGGTAGATCGGGACCGCGGTGAGCGTGGACCCGTCGTGGACACGCAGCAGCGTCTTCCAGGTGCCCGACACCGGCATCGGTTGGGTGGAGCGGAAGTGCCCGGGCCCGACCTGCTCCAGATGGTCGATGAACTGTCCCCGGCCGTTGGGCAGGCCGCCCTGCCAGCCCAGCACCGACACCCAGTTCGGGTTGTCGCCGATCACGTCGGGCGGGTTGAGCCGGACGTCGGCGGTGACGTACCGCTCCCCGTTCACCGGCGGTGCCTCAGTCAGGGTGAACGACGCGGTGGCGTTCTGCGGGGTGTCGTAGCGCAGACCGTTGGCGGCCGCGCCGGCGATGGCGACGACCGTCAGCGCCACCAGGCCGATCCCGACCGCGCGGCGGGGCAGCCGCTGACCCGTCAGCACCATCCCGACCAGCGCGCCGCAGCCGCCGGTCAGGACCGCCACCGGCACCGCCATCCCGAGGGCCTCGGGCCAGATGCTGGTCTGCCACGGATAGGCGTACACGGCGTTGATCCACAGCGATTCCAGGAACAGCCCGACGGTTCCGATACCGAGGCCGGAGACCAGGCCGAACAGCACCGGGCGTTTCAGCAGCGGGGTCAGGGCGACGAGTTCGACGACCAGCGCGGCCCCCAGATACAGCGGGAACCAGTTGATCGGGGCCTCGAGCAGCGGCCCGACCAGGACCGCCATGATGCCGCGCAGCCCGATCGCGATGAGCGCCGCGATCAGGGCGGCGCCGCGGCCCATGAAGATCCGCGCGGCGACGAGCGCCAGCGCGGCGGCCGCGGCGATCAGCATCGGCTGGAACACCTGGCGGAACTGCGGGACACCGAAGTCGAACTCGATCTGGTAGACCGACGCCCCGATCAGCACCCCCGCGAAGGCCAGGTACTGCACGAACTTCAGGCCCAGCCCGTCGCGCGGAGTCTCGCCGGTGCTGGCCTTGCGGCCCTCGTACTCCAGGTACAGCGCGGCCAGGGTGGAGAAGCCGGCGCCGCCGATCATCATCAGGTGCGTCGGGCCCCACAGCGTGACGTCCTGACCGAAGATGCGGTGCCAGATGTCGTCGAGCGGGAAGCCCAGCAGGGCGTACACACCGCAGCCGGCCATCACGATGCCGCCGACCGGCGCGTACCAGTCGTCGGTGATCCGGACCGCGGCCGTCCCCGGGCGTTCGTAGGGCAGCACCATCGCGGTGCAGCCGGCGACGAAGATGCCGAACAGGCCGATCAGGATGAAGTAGTGCGCCGGATTGGCCAGCGCCCCGTCGTCGCGGCCGTTGCCGATGTGCAGGCTGACATCCCAGATGAAGCCGAACAGCGCGCAGATGATCGACGAGATGAACAACGCGATCGGCAGCGCGACCCACGGCGGGCGCTTGAACCGGCGGCCGGACCACTCGGCCAGGCTCGCCAGCCAGGTGATCTTGCGGCTGCGGTGCATCCAGCCGATCCACAGCAGCACGACGGCCACGACGGCGCCGACGGCGCTGAGCGCGATGATCTCACCTATCGCGGCGCCGCCGCCCTCGTCGCCCGCCGGCTGCGCCAGCAGCGTCTCCGCTTGCAGAGAGAGCTCCATCGTCATCCCCATCCCCCGCGCGTTTCGGTGATCTTACTCGTCGGTAATATTGCCAGAGGTACCCGAGGTGAAACCAGGGGTACCGGGTTCTTTTGTAACCCCGGCCACAATTTCGCAAACTGTCGTCGTGTGCTGCGCATGTCATCGCCCCGGTGGCCGCAGGAACTTCATCGCCATCCGCATGACCGGCGCGGGCACGCGGTCCTTCATCGTCAGCGCGCCGGCCCCGGCCCGGGTGCGCGCCGGGGTGCCGCGGCCGAGGTAGCGGTTGAACGGGCCCCCGGTCGGCTCCAGGTCGACGTGCAGCGGCGGCTTTCCGTCGGCGGCGCCCAGGGCGTTCGAGATCACGATGCGCTGGATCTCGCTGGTGCCCTCGAAGATCGTGTAGAGCTTCGCATCGCGGTACCACTTTTCGACCGGGTGGTCCTTGATGTAGCCGTAGCCGCC carries:
- a CDS encoding isochorismatase family protein, with the protein product MTPSAPNRALVIVDVQNDFCEGGSLAVTGGAAVARGISALLTGGGDGEPDGYRHVVATKDFHIDPGSHFSDHPDYVDSWPVHCVAETAGAQFHPDLDTAAIEEVFHKGHYSAAYSGFEGTAEDGTTLADWLRARGVDTVDVVGIATDYCVKATAADAAAAGFATRVLLALTAGVSADTTAEAVTALSRAGVEVLG
- a CDS encoding ANTAR domain-containing protein is translated as MAGGNPVERALTGGTPQRVGWFRFYFADERWEWSDEVAILHGYEPGTVTPTTELVLSHRHPNDRVEVAGIIDQVRHTDVEERAYSMRHRIVDTRGETHEIVIIADKLLDDAGRTIGTRGFCVDMTPSDTQTKAVISATLAEITENRAVIEQVKGMLMLIYRVDDDTAFELLRWRSQETNVKLRLLAEQLVRDYAQLEYDETLPPRSTFDHLLLTTHLRMERGDDTVKG